Proteins co-encoded in one Solea senegalensis isolate Sse05_10M linkage group LG8, IFAPA_SoseM_1, whole genome shotgun sequence genomic window:
- the npat gene encoding protein NPAT isoform X1, with translation MLLPSDVARLVLGYLQEEGLSATSQTFIHESPNLKEYADHTTEDGTIPACVFSIFGKGLTNILNDYVAAKTKESHPEVPVMMTSLWKKLDLTLNQIKSLQNSPAISANQRTRTRMGLANMARQRVLTVASAGGVVCSSVSETISSISPTHTSFSTISHSTPVSYTTPHSRLALGSGTHQQISDDRILNIPKDSPVNIVVAEHRLNPGPMSPGRRKWDTPRKRSAAVGGSSSVGRSAAAVSSHTAEPQPEEQLVIQNACDKILGDRSLQEKLAENINKILANEPTPQTSKPPSATVEPDQSIDEILGLQGEIHMSDDAIHDILEQTESDPAFQALFDLFDCNKAKFPHGEPGDGDGDVGNSPEESEAAGSSTVGLLQNNNPDTTQRDSTASETTAATMKTRVGQDRKTRRSAAPTLLKKTFLPSSGRASRIEGSSARLLVSQGGHRAVPSAAVNSDRKEGTSLFNDSVSVIPMDIDEPLNTPPPPSDFMATAVPATKDSTSTTTSLCESTKAPSSGASSALYAPVVTAASINHDGKQASTAHSIAPSSQSALLSLVQVELNNTPRLTPDLSDMPVSASEGNIQQVSAYTATAESASSTSASSCVTVTAVPSLSSASTTSPCSPASTNLTPASFMPGSPASFFSCAPAAVAPAPPPTDLSTPSKAAADSSNVVSLKIIISDSQDEDATNDTALNQALSSISGDKIPTIYLSSPAKSPGMLPCPGTPKANLDEVAQAVSGLQNSEVFASPLTSKTGALVASPLTGTSQAQQSYIIQLPLSTTNPAIQGAAASYFLVTEPPATETQTRQVLLPASVSPGRPLPTSQFGGITPTCSQGYSSGSALVLPSSVKPVMLPVSVMGQNTLGNVQMVSNQLVAIPNPVSVQQPETAKPKQSTVAIKQSKTAGTEENLLSAENTSQQDAAKGSSHRRILCFDSSADVQPTPTTTQTTTPLNTNTSTSVTVQQPETDNIGPAPRTKPAILGGNKPKRRIEIIRCPANPPSEGGLVKEAEKFVTAQKQHKDPIKKNPRKQLHNANNKESQSASISIVDSSKPETSKKLEMRRRSKSVDRKHSLGDDKTKAKTADSHSSKSLCSDSMQKSETKNDKEESSREESAEKAPLKICEGRTEKKTQEVPNVTANKENENKGSTQQHSTPISSTSRDLSPPDISQSISNSQSKMTKAPSKTSSLVKQAAEMLQDIQGLNSPSTPVKRPGVGTPEPSLPRTPVTDSNQVQSTDNLRTPSRQKKGKDGEETPKRIILPNTPDVPTCSPASEAGSENSINMAAHTLMILSRAAIARSGTPLKNSLRQEGAGEKSPTSSKNSKKRKQSSPSDSQPAKKESKPSPSRKKDRERKRLVDCFPHDLDVDKFLSSLHYDE, from the exons ATGTTGCTGCCTTCTGACGTCGCTCGACTTGTTTTGG GATACCTCCAAGAAGAGGGACTCTCTGCTACAAGCCAAACTTTTATTCATGAGAGCCCCAACCTGAAGGAGTATGCTGACCATACCACAGAAGATGGGACTATTCCAGCTTGTGTATTT TCTATCTTTGGGAAAGGCCTAACAAACATCTTAAATGACTATGTGGCAGCCAAAACAAAAG AGTCTCACCCTGAGGTACCGGTGATGATGACCTCACTGTGGAAAAAGCTGGATTTAACACTCAACCAAATCAA GTCACTGCAGAATTCGCCAGCTATTTCAGCAAATCAGCGAA CACGTACACGCATGGGATTAGCAAACATGGCTAGACAGCGGGTCCTGACAGTGGCATCAGCTGGTGGTGTCGTCTGTTCCTCGGTCTCTGAAACAATCTCCAGCATCAGCCCTACACATACCTCCTTCAGCACAATCAGCCACTCCACTCCTGTGAGCTACACTACACCGCACTCCAGACTTGCCCTTGGCAGTGGTACGCACCAGCAGATCTCTGATGACCGAATACTAAATATTCCAA AAGATTCACCAGTAAATATCGTGGTAGCAGAGCATCGACTAAATCCAGGTCCAATGTCTCCTGGTCGACGGAAATG GGACACCCCCAGAAAGAGAAGTGCTGCTGTGGGTGGGTCCAGTAGTGTTGGCAGATCTGCAGCAGCTGTCAGTAGCCACACTGCAGAACCACAGCCTGAAGAG CAACTTGTGATTCAAAATGCGTGTGACAAGATATTGGGAGACAGGTCATTACAAGAGAAGCTTgctgaaaacatcaacaaaatcCTCGCCAA TGAGCCAACACCCCAAACTTCAAAGCCCCCTTCAGCTACAGTGGAGCCAGATCAATCGATTGATGAAATCCTGGGATTACAG GGGGAGATACACATGAGTGATGATGCCATCCATGACATTTTGGAGCAGACGGAATCTGACCCAGCTTTTCAGGCGCTCTTTGACCTCTTTGATTGCA ATAAAGCTAAATTCCCTCATGGAGAAccaggtgatggtgatggtgacgTAGGCAATAGTCCAGAAGAGAGTGAAGCTGCTGGATCTTCAACAGTTGGGCTACTTCAGAATAATAATCCAG ACACTACACAAAGAGATTCTACAGCTTCTGAAACAACTGCAGCTACTATGAAGACGAGAGTTGGACAAGATCGTAAGACCAGGAGGTCTGCTGCTCCCACCttgttaaagaaaacatttcttccCTCAAGTGGCAGAGCATCGAGAATCGAAGGAAGCTCAGCCAGGTTGTTAGTGAGTCAAGGGGGGCACCGAGCTGTCCCATCTGCTGCAGTAAACTCGGACAGAAAAGAAGGAACCTCACTCTTCAATGACAGTGTTTCTGTAATACCAATGGATATTGATGAACCGTTGAATACACCCCCCCCTCCGTCAGACTTCATGGCCACTGCTGTGCCTGCCACAAAGGACAGCACATCCACCACAACTAGCCTCTGTGAATCAACCAAAGCACCCTCATCAGGAGCTTCTTCTGCACTTTATGCACCAGTAGTGACTGCAGCCTCTATAAACCATGACGGTAAACAAGCATCTACAGCCCACTCAATAGCTCCAAGTAGTCAGTCTGCTTTGTTGTCTCTTGTACAAGTTGAACTGAACAATACTCCAAGACTGACTCCTGATTTGTCTGATATGCCAGTTTCAGCCAGTGAAGGAAACATTCAGCAGGTGTCTGCCTACACAGCAACAGCCGAATCTGCCTCCTCCACATCTGCGTCTTCATGTGTCACAGTTACAGCTGTGCCCTCATTGTCATCAGCTTCCACCACCTCACCATGTTCTCCAGCCTCTACAAATCTTACACCTGCCTCATTCATGCCCGGCTCACCCGCATCCTTCTTCTCCTGTGCCCCAGCTGCAGTAGCACCTGCTCCTCCACCTACTGACCTCAGCACCCCAAGCAAAGCTGCAGCAGATTCCAGTAATGTGGTTTCTTTGAAGATCATTATCAGCGATAGCCAAGATGAAGACGCTACAAATGACACGGCTTTAAATCAAGCACTATCCAGCATTTCAGGGGATAAGATACCAACCATTTACCTTTCCTCTCCAGCTAAGTCCCCTGGCATGCTGCCCTGCCCTGGCACTCCAAAGGCCAACTTGGACGAGGTGGCGCAGGCAGTAAGTGGCTTACAGAACTCTGAGGTATTTGCTAGTCCTCTCACCAGTAAGACTGGGGCATTGGTGGCATCTCCGTTAACAGGGACATCACAGGCCCAGCAAAGCTATATAATTCAACTTCCCCTGAGCACAACTAACCCTGCTATTCAAGGAGCCGCTGCCAGCTATTTTCTTGTGACTGAACCCCCagctacagagacacagacgagACAAGTGCTACTGCCTGCTAGTGTCTCACCAGGAAGACCTTTGCCCACCAGTCAGTTTGGAGGGATCACACCAACGTGTTCACAAGGCTACTCCAGTG GATCAGCACTCGTCTTACCGTCATCTGTTAAGCCTGTGATGCTTCCAGTTTCTGTAATGGGCCAGAATACACTGGGGAATGTCCAGATGGTGTCTAATCAG CTTGTTGCCATACCAAACCCAGTGTCGGTACAACAGCCAGAAACTGCTAAGCCCAAACAATCCACAGTGGCAATCAAACAGTCTAAAACTGCTG GCACAGAGGAAAATCTACTATCAGCTGAAAACACAAGCCAGCAGGATGCAGCAAAGGGTTCGAGTCATAGGAGAATTTTATGTTTTGACTCTTCTGCAGATGTTCaaccaacaccaacaacaacacaaaccaccACACccttaaatacaaatacatctACGTCAGTAACTGTCCAGCAGCCTGAGACAGATAATATAGGACCAGCCCCTCGAACAAAACCTGCTATCTTGGGTGGCAACAAGCCCAAGAGGAGGATAGAGATCATCAGATGCCCGGCAAATCCCCCGAGTGAAGGAGGGTTAGTGAAGGAGGCAGAGAAGTTTGTGACTGCACAGAAGCAGCATAAAGATCCTATTAAAAAGAACCCTCGCAAACAGCTTCATAACGCCAACAACAAAGAGTCTCAAAGTGCAAGTATCAGCATTGTCGATTCCTCAAAACCTGAGACTTCGAAAAAGTTAGAAATGAGAAGACGCTCAAAATCTGTTGACAGGAAACACAGTCTCGGTGatgataaaacaaaagcaaagactGCTGATAGTCATAGCTCTAAGTCTTTGTGCTCAGATTCAATGCAAAAATCTGAGACTAAAAATGATaaggaggagagcagcaggGAAGAATCtgcagaaaaggctccactcaaaatttgtgagggtcgcacagaaaagaaaactcagGAAGTGCCAAATGTTACAGCCAACAAGGAGAATGAAAATAAGGGTAGCACGCAACAGCATTCAACTCCTATCTCCTCAACATCAAGAGACTTAAGCCCTCCTGATATTTCTCAGTCTATATCTAATTCTCAGTCCAAGATGACAAAAGCCCCTTCAAAGACCAGCTCTCTGGTCAAACAGGCAGCTGAGATGCTGCAAGACATCCAGGGACTCAACTCTCCTTCCACACCAGTCAAGAGACCTGGAGTGGGCACTCCAGAACCGAGTCTGCCCAGGACCCCTGTTACTGACAGCAACCAGGTGCAGTCCACTGACAATTTAAGGACTCCTTCCAGGCAGAAGAAGGGTAAAGATGGAGAGGAGACTCCCAAGCGTATCATCCTTCCCAACACCCCTGATGTCCCCACTTGCAGCCCTGCCAGTGAGGCTGGCAGTGAAAACAGCATAAACATGgctgctcacacactcatgaTTCTGTCACGTGCTGCCATAGCCAGGTCAGGCACGCCTCTGAAGAACAGCCTGCGTCAGGAGGGAGCAGGAGAAAAGTCACCTACAAGCTCGAAGAACTCTAAGAAACGCAAACAGTCTTCTCCATCAGACAGCCAGCCTGCAAAGAAAGAGTCAAAACCATCTCCCAGCAGAAAGAAAGACCGC gagaggaagagactTGTCGATTGCTTTCCACATGATTTGGATGTGGATAAGTTCCTGTCTTCACTTCACTATGATGAGTGA
- the npat gene encoding protein NPAT isoform X2, whose amino-acid sequence MLLPSDVARLVLGYLQEEGLSATSQTFIHESPNLKEYADHTTEDGTIPACVFSIFGKGLTNILNDYVAAKTKESHPEVPVMMTSLWKKLDLTLNQIKSLQNSPAISANQRTRTRMGLANMARQRVLTVASAGGVVCSSVSETISSISPTHTSFSTISHSTPVSYTTPHSRLALGSEDSPVNIVVAEHRLNPGPMSPGRRKWDTPRKRSAAVGGSSSVGRSAAAVSSHTAEPQPEEQLVIQNACDKILGDRSLQEKLAENINKILANEPTPQTSKPPSATVEPDQSIDEILGLQGEIHMSDDAIHDILEQTESDPAFQALFDLFDCNKAKFPHGEPGDGDGDVGNSPEESEAAGSSTVGLLQNNNPDTTQRDSTASETTAATMKTRVGQDRKTRRSAAPTLLKKTFLPSSGRASRIEGSSARLLVSQGGHRAVPSAAVNSDRKEGTSLFNDSVSVIPMDIDEPLNTPPPPSDFMATAVPATKDSTSTTTSLCESTKAPSSGASSALYAPVVTAASINHDGKQASTAHSIAPSSQSALLSLVQVELNNTPRLTPDLSDMPVSASEGNIQQVSAYTATAESASSTSASSCVTVTAVPSLSSASTTSPCSPASTNLTPASFMPGSPASFFSCAPAAVAPAPPPTDLSTPSKAAADSSNVVSLKIIISDSQDEDATNDTALNQALSSISGDKIPTIYLSSPAKSPGMLPCPGTPKANLDEVAQAVSGLQNSEVFASPLTSKTGALVASPLTGTSQAQQSYIIQLPLSTTNPAIQGAAASYFLVTEPPATETQTRQVLLPASVSPGRPLPTSQFGGITPTCSQGYSSGSALVLPSSVKPVMLPVSVMGQNTLGNVQMVSNQLVAIPNPVSVQQPETAKPKQSTVAIKQSKTAGTEENLLSAENTSQQDAAKGSSHRRILCFDSSADVQPTPTTTQTTTPLNTNTSTSVTVQQPETDNIGPAPRTKPAILGGNKPKRRIEIIRCPANPPSEGGLVKEAEKFVTAQKQHKDPIKKNPRKQLHNANNKESQSASISIVDSSKPETSKKLEMRRRSKSVDRKHSLGDDKTKAKTADSHSSKSLCSDSMQKSETKNDKEESSREESAEKAPLKICEGRTEKKTQEVPNVTANKENENKGSTQQHSTPISSTSRDLSPPDISQSISNSQSKMTKAPSKTSSLVKQAAEMLQDIQGLNSPSTPVKRPGVGTPEPSLPRTPVTDSNQVQSTDNLRTPSRQKKGKDGEETPKRIILPNTPDVPTCSPASEAGSENSINMAAHTLMILSRAAIARSGTPLKNSLRQEGAGEKSPTSSKNSKKRKQSSPSDSQPAKKESKPSPSRKKDRERKRLVDCFPHDLDVDKFLSSLHYDE is encoded by the exons ATGTTGCTGCCTTCTGACGTCGCTCGACTTGTTTTGG GATACCTCCAAGAAGAGGGACTCTCTGCTACAAGCCAAACTTTTATTCATGAGAGCCCCAACCTGAAGGAGTATGCTGACCATACCACAGAAGATGGGACTATTCCAGCTTGTGTATTT TCTATCTTTGGGAAAGGCCTAACAAACATCTTAAATGACTATGTGGCAGCCAAAACAAAAG AGTCTCACCCTGAGGTACCGGTGATGATGACCTCACTGTGGAAAAAGCTGGATTTAACACTCAACCAAATCAA GTCACTGCAGAATTCGCCAGCTATTTCAGCAAATCAGCGAA CACGTACACGCATGGGATTAGCAAACATGGCTAGACAGCGGGTCCTGACAGTGGCATCAGCTGGTGGTGTCGTCTGTTCCTCGGTCTCTGAAACAATCTCCAGCATCAGCCCTACACATACCTCCTTCAGCACAATCAGCCACTCCACTCCTGTGAGCTACACTACACCGCACTCCAGACTTGCCCTTGGCAGTG AAGATTCACCAGTAAATATCGTGGTAGCAGAGCATCGACTAAATCCAGGTCCAATGTCTCCTGGTCGACGGAAATG GGACACCCCCAGAAAGAGAAGTGCTGCTGTGGGTGGGTCCAGTAGTGTTGGCAGATCTGCAGCAGCTGTCAGTAGCCACACTGCAGAACCACAGCCTGAAGAG CAACTTGTGATTCAAAATGCGTGTGACAAGATATTGGGAGACAGGTCATTACAAGAGAAGCTTgctgaaaacatcaacaaaatcCTCGCCAA TGAGCCAACACCCCAAACTTCAAAGCCCCCTTCAGCTACAGTGGAGCCAGATCAATCGATTGATGAAATCCTGGGATTACAG GGGGAGATACACATGAGTGATGATGCCATCCATGACATTTTGGAGCAGACGGAATCTGACCCAGCTTTTCAGGCGCTCTTTGACCTCTTTGATTGCA ATAAAGCTAAATTCCCTCATGGAGAAccaggtgatggtgatggtgacgTAGGCAATAGTCCAGAAGAGAGTGAAGCTGCTGGATCTTCAACAGTTGGGCTACTTCAGAATAATAATCCAG ACACTACACAAAGAGATTCTACAGCTTCTGAAACAACTGCAGCTACTATGAAGACGAGAGTTGGACAAGATCGTAAGACCAGGAGGTCTGCTGCTCCCACCttgttaaagaaaacatttcttccCTCAAGTGGCAGAGCATCGAGAATCGAAGGAAGCTCAGCCAGGTTGTTAGTGAGTCAAGGGGGGCACCGAGCTGTCCCATCTGCTGCAGTAAACTCGGACAGAAAAGAAGGAACCTCACTCTTCAATGACAGTGTTTCTGTAATACCAATGGATATTGATGAACCGTTGAATACACCCCCCCCTCCGTCAGACTTCATGGCCACTGCTGTGCCTGCCACAAAGGACAGCACATCCACCACAACTAGCCTCTGTGAATCAACCAAAGCACCCTCATCAGGAGCTTCTTCTGCACTTTATGCACCAGTAGTGACTGCAGCCTCTATAAACCATGACGGTAAACAAGCATCTACAGCCCACTCAATAGCTCCAAGTAGTCAGTCTGCTTTGTTGTCTCTTGTACAAGTTGAACTGAACAATACTCCAAGACTGACTCCTGATTTGTCTGATATGCCAGTTTCAGCCAGTGAAGGAAACATTCAGCAGGTGTCTGCCTACACAGCAACAGCCGAATCTGCCTCCTCCACATCTGCGTCTTCATGTGTCACAGTTACAGCTGTGCCCTCATTGTCATCAGCTTCCACCACCTCACCATGTTCTCCAGCCTCTACAAATCTTACACCTGCCTCATTCATGCCCGGCTCACCCGCATCCTTCTTCTCCTGTGCCCCAGCTGCAGTAGCACCTGCTCCTCCACCTACTGACCTCAGCACCCCAAGCAAAGCTGCAGCAGATTCCAGTAATGTGGTTTCTTTGAAGATCATTATCAGCGATAGCCAAGATGAAGACGCTACAAATGACACGGCTTTAAATCAAGCACTATCCAGCATTTCAGGGGATAAGATACCAACCATTTACCTTTCCTCTCCAGCTAAGTCCCCTGGCATGCTGCCCTGCCCTGGCACTCCAAAGGCCAACTTGGACGAGGTGGCGCAGGCAGTAAGTGGCTTACAGAACTCTGAGGTATTTGCTAGTCCTCTCACCAGTAAGACTGGGGCATTGGTGGCATCTCCGTTAACAGGGACATCACAGGCCCAGCAAAGCTATATAATTCAACTTCCCCTGAGCACAACTAACCCTGCTATTCAAGGAGCCGCTGCCAGCTATTTTCTTGTGACTGAACCCCCagctacagagacacagacgagACAAGTGCTACTGCCTGCTAGTGTCTCACCAGGAAGACCTTTGCCCACCAGTCAGTTTGGAGGGATCACACCAACGTGTTCACAAGGCTACTCCAGTG GATCAGCACTCGTCTTACCGTCATCTGTTAAGCCTGTGATGCTTCCAGTTTCTGTAATGGGCCAGAATACACTGGGGAATGTCCAGATGGTGTCTAATCAG CTTGTTGCCATACCAAACCCAGTGTCGGTACAACAGCCAGAAACTGCTAAGCCCAAACAATCCACAGTGGCAATCAAACAGTCTAAAACTGCTG GCACAGAGGAAAATCTACTATCAGCTGAAAACACAAGCCAGCAGGATGCAGCAAAGGGTTCGAGTCATAGGAGAATTTTATGTTTTGACTCTTCTGCAGATGTTCaaccaacaccaacaacaacacaaaccaccACACccttaaatacaaatacatctACGTCAGTAACTGTCCAGCAGCCTGAGACAGATAATATAGGACCAGCCCCTCGAACAAAACCTGCTATCTTGGGTGGCAACAAGCCCAAGAGGAGGATAGAGATCATCAGATGCCCGGCAAATCCCCCGAGTGAAGGAGGGTTAGTGAAGGAGGCAGAGAAGTTTGTGACTGCACAGAAGCAGCATAAAGATCCTATTAAAAAGAACCCTCGCAAACAGCTTCATAACGCCAACAACAAAGAGTCTCAAAGTGCAAGTATCAGCATTGTCGATTCCTCAAAACCTGAGACTTCGAAAAAGTTAGAAATGAGAAGACGCTCAAAATCTGTTGACAGGAAACACAGTCTCGGTGatgataaaacaaaagcaaagactGCTGATAGTCATAGCTCTAAGTCTTTGTGCTCAGATTCAATGCAAAAATCTGAGACTAAAAATGATaaggaggagagcagcaggGAAGAATCtgcagaaaaggctccactcaaaatttgtgagggtcgcacagaaaagaaaactcagGAAGTGCCAAATGTTACAGCCAACAAGGAGAATGAAAATAAGGGTAGCACGCAACAGCATTCAACTCCTATCTCCTCAACATCAAGAGACTTAAGCCCTCCTGATATTTCTCAGTCTATATCTAATTCTCAGTCCAAGATGACAAAAGCCCCTTCAAAGACCAGCTCTCTGGTCAAACAGGCAGCTGAGATGCTGCAAGACATCCAGGGACTCAACTCTCCTTCCACACCAGTCAAGAGACCTGGAGTGGGCACTCCAGAACCGAGTCTGCCCAGGACCCCTGTTACTGACAGCAACCAGGTGCAGTCCACTGACAATTTAAGGACTCCTTCCAGGCAGAAGAAGGGTAAAGATGGAGAGGAGACTCCCAAGCGTATCATCCTTCCCAACACCCCTGATGTCCCCACTTGCAGCCCTGCCAGTGAGGCTGGCAGTGAAAACAGCATAAACATGgctgctcacacactcatgaTTCTGTCACGTGCTGCCATAGCCAGGTCAGGCACGCCTCTGAAGAACAGCCTGCGTCAGGAGGGAGCAGGAGAAAAGTCACCTACAAGCTCGAAGAACTCTAAGAAACGCAAACAGTCTTCTCCATCAGACAGCCAGCCTGCAAAGAAAGAGTCAAAACCATCTCCCAGCAGAAAGAAAGACCGC gagaggaagagactTGTCGATTGCTTTCCACATGATTTGGATGTGGATAAGTTCCTGTCTTCACTTCACTATGATGAGTGA